DNA sequence from the Euwallacea fornicatus isolate EFF26 chromosome 15, ASM4011564v1, whole genome shotgun sequence genome:
AAGTTCCATTTAGTTTCATTTCGAAGATCATAACTCAACTTCTTCCTCACATGGATAGTTCTTCACTACAGCAATCCCCGGTTTCTTATCTAAAAACAGCTTTCTATTTTCGCAATTAAAGATGCACATATTGTTGTAGGTTGTTCCATCGGAACCACATACTGGCTCATAGGTCCTGGGACAAGTACAGTAAGCCTCGATGCTAATCAGGGGTTCCCCTTCATTCTCCTCAGTCGAATATTGCTCCTTATTCAAGGTTTTATCTGGAAGGTCTTGCAAATAGCGGCGCTTCTTCGTGGGCTTCACTAAATCTTCTTCAAAGCCTTCATCGTGCGAGATCACTAAATTCAGAGTAGCTGCTAGAAAAACGATTAACATTACTGAGTGCTTCATGTTGGTGGTTTCAACTATTAttgatgcaatgatgatttgggACAGATAAGGATGCTCTCTGCTCGACCTAATCGCTGATTGATTTACAACTTTAGAGAACATACTCTCATCAAAGATATTATCTTAATCCTTCATAATCGGATATATATTCGATAAAAGCCGAAACGAACATCAAACACTGTCGATTCTATCAGTTATCATCAGCCAAAATGAAGTCGTTCCTGTGTCTGTTCGTTCTCCTAGCTTCGAGCTGCAGCCTCCAGACAGCTCAGCAACTTGGTCAAGACTTGTGCATTTGTCCACTGAACTATGAACCTTTGTGCGCATCGGACGGACACACCTACAGCAACCCGTGTTTGTTGGACTGCGAAGTGACCAAGCAAAGAGCCAGGGGGATCGAGGCACTTACAGTGGTCAGAGCTGGGGCTTGCGAGGACTCGTAAGCGGTATTATTCATATTGATTGATTATTGAGCTAAAGGAATATAATTGTGCAACATaatggaaaacatttttgttggaTCTGAGTGAGGGCGGCAACTCGTTATCAGTTAGGTGATTCTCCACTCTTAAAATTGTTGGTCCGTTAGATGCATTTTAttgctcaaaattttttaaactttgcaaATCACAAGGACGATTATCGTTTAACTAAAATCAGTAACACACTTATTTAAAAGATGAGGTTTGTTCAATTGTAAACAATACACGTATAATAAACGTGATTACTTGCAAGACAattattaaaacctttttttttatatagaggagggaaaccttcgaAAGGTACCCGGTTTGATGTTCTaacgaccgggttatgtgggattcgccCCCGAAAGAGGGAGGGGGGGCtgcccactaaaaccctcccCTCTTCGCCCAGAATCCCTCCTGGAACCgccgtaaagtattatttcagagaaggggggggggggctaaTTTCTTAGAAGCTTCTttgttacaatttttcttgatgTTATCAAAATAAGACCCTCCTACGCCGCTGCgtgaaagtgtcaaattgtgTTGAGTCTTATTTGAATCCACGCCATTTCTTTgcaaagaattaatttattaatggcCAATTTCTTTTAAGAGCAAACGGGTGGGAGAGTGCTGTGATTGAAGAAGCGGAAAAGGGACAGCTACATTGAGTTATTCAGAATAGCGACAAAAGTTACTGTTTTGTAATGGATTTTTTGCCAGAACAAACatctcaaagtaaaaaaaaattaaaactttttcctttgatACAGGTTTAGGAACTTCAAAGCCCTTTTGGTGCCtatagaataaataaaaaaattttgaatttctctttaactttaattaagGAGGGGTGGCCCGTCCTAAGATGTACCCTTGACGTCATCAGCATCCATGACCAACTTAATAAACGTTTATTAAATTGAGTTTAGTGctgcaaaaattattattaatatatcaGTTGTCTTCTGAACAAAATGGTGAATACGGTTTTTCTTTAATCtgttaattagaaaatgtcaACCATATTTATTGTTCGAACTATGTTCAAGAGCGAGCGTTGAGATTGCCTCTtacagcaaaataaataaatttgaataaatttcctCGCCTATAAAGCGCAATATTGATACAAGAAAAAGGCGAATTCGAAG
Encoded proteins:
- the LOC136343740 gene encoding uncharacterized protein, translated to MFSKVVNQSAIRSSREHPYLSQIIIASIIVETTNMKHSVMLIVFLAATLNLVISHDEGFEEDLVKPTKKRRYLQDLPDKTLNKEQYSTEENEGEPLISIEAYCTCPRTYEPVCGSDGTTYNNMCIFNCENRKLFLDKKPGIAVVKNYPCEEEVEL